A section of the Oryzias latipes chromosome 8, ASM223467v1 genome encodes:
- the LOC101168293 gene encoding insulin-like growth factor-binding protein complex acid labile subunit: MNFCPPSLLFLMSTIHLHGLPLSCVGAEKVCPLHCTCYDPADLVDCRDQGFAHVPRGIPHGTWLLELGGNNLSVISSRAFAGLWSLRVLVLTNSNIRDIQPQAFFSLSFLEKLDLSWNQLATLPVDFSASLSALKELRLEHNDLRYISGYSLEFLDNMEKLDLSHNRLVSMGPGVFRGLSRLRQLYLNNNRLTAVQQGSLDMLPGLEVLQLSSNNISHIDSDALAPLYSLADLSLEGNSLHHLKFKTFISLHTTATHIQLSGNPWSCDCELHRVFSKILHVRHLHIDDYQNVTCQEPPQLTGASLAWVDSQLCIAETATVLVITVTVLVTVVAAVVMAERNRKRNRRKNWDTESQSPPS, encoded by the exons ATGAACttctgccccccctccctccttttTCTGATGTCCACTATTCATCTTCACGGGCTCCCACTGTCCTGTGTGGGGGCAGAGAAGGTGTGTCCACTGCACTGCACTTGCTATGACCCCGCTGACCTGGTGGACTGTCGCGACCAAGGCTTTGCCCACGTCCCCAGAGGCATCCCGCATGGGACATGGCTCCTGGAGCTGGGGGGGAACAACCTAAGCGTGATCAGCAGCCGCGCCTTTGCCGGACTCTGGTCCCTGCGCGTCCTGGTGCTGACCAACAGCAACATCCGGGACATCCAACCACAG GCGTTCTTTTCTCTGTCCTTCCTGGAGAAGCTGGATCTCAGCTGGAACCAGCTCGCCACTCTTCCCGTGGACTTCTCAGCCAGTCTGTCGGCTCTCAAGGAGCTGCGCCTCGAGCACAACGACCTCCGCTACATATCTGGTTACAG TTTGGAGTTCTTGGATAACATGGAGAAGCTGGACCTCAGTCATAACCGCCTGGTGTCCATGGGCCCCGGTGTGTTCAGGGGCCTCTCCAGACTCAGACAGCTGTATCTGAACAACAACAGACTGACGGCAGTGCAGCAGGGAAGCCTGGACATGCTGCCGGGGCTGGAG gtgctgcagctgagcagcaatAACATCTCCCACATCGACAGCGACGCGCTGGCTCCTCTCTACAGTCTGGCTGATCTCAGTTTGGAGGGAAACAGCCTTCATCACCTGAAGTTTAAGACCTTCATCAGCCTTCACACCACAGCTACACACATCCAGCTGTCAG GGAACCCGTGGAGCTGTGACTGCGAGCTGCACCGAGTCTTCAGCAAGATCCTGCACGTTCGTCACCTCCACATCGACGACTACCAAAACGTGACATGTCAGGAGCCCCCGCAGCTGACGGGGGCGTCTCTGGCCTGGGTCGACAGCCAGCTGTGCATCGCAGAGACCGCCACGGTGCTCGTCATCACCGTCACCGTGCTGGTCACTGTGGTGGCCGCCGTGGTGATGGCGGAGAGGAACAGGAAGCGGAACCGCCGGAAGAACTGGGACACAGAGTCCCAGAGTCCTCCGTCTTGA